The following are encoded together in the Bacteroidales bacterium genome:
- a CDS encoding DNA-3-methyladenine glycosylase I has translation MTIEGHKNRCDWAGDDPLYQKYHDEEWGVPVYDDAILFESLILETFQAGLSWITILRKRENFRKAFDHFNYKKIAKYTANKESKLLQNAGIIRNKLKIKAAINNAQAFMKVQEEFGSFSKYLWAFVDGKPIQNTFKTMSEIPANTPLSDTISKDLKKRGFKFVGSTVIYAHMQACGMVNDHLTTCFKYKEILKRTN, from the coding sequence ATGACAATTGAGGGACACAAAAACCGTTGCGATTGGGCTGGAGATGATCCCCTTTACCAGAAATACCACGATGAGGAATGGGGAGTTCCGGTTTACGACGATGCTATCTTATTTGAATCTCTAATTCTGGAAACTTTTCAAGCAGGACTAAGTTGGATTACTATTTTGCGGAAAAGAGAGAATTTCCGAAAAGCATTTGATCATTTTAACTATAAAAAAATTGCAAAATACACCGCGAACAAAGAAAGTAAACTTCTTCAAAATGCAGGAATAATCAGAAATAAACTAAAAATAAAAGCAGCAATTAACAATGCTCAAGCATTTATGAAAGTTCAAGAAGAATTTGGCTCATTTAGTAAATATTTGTGGGCATTTGTAGACGGGAAACCCATTCAGAATACATTCAAAACTATGAGTGAGATCCCTGCCAATACACCTCTGTCTGATACCATCAGTAAAGATTTAAAAAAGCGAGGATTTAAATTTGTAGGCTCCACAGTTATTTATGCCCATATGCAAGCTTGCGGAATGGTAAATGATCATTTAACGACTTGCTTTAAATACAAAGAAATACTAAAAAGAACTAATTAA